TTCCTTTTGCTCCTCTTTCACCATTGCTATGCTTCCAAATGCTACATAAACAACCGAACTTTCGGGTTTCGAATCCAACCACTGGCAATAAGTTTCAGATTTCTCAAACAAATCGCATCCGAATGACTTATCTTCGAGTTCAATTCCATCGAGAAAAGCCGAAGGAATCAAAGGTCCAATGGAGTAGATCCCAATTTTATCGACAATTTTCAAGGATTTCTCTTCTAATTTGTTGAAAGTGTTGATGAGAACACGAGGATTAGTATCGTGTTCGAGGTTTTGTATGTGTTCTCTCATTACAGGGATCATGAAAGAAGAGTAAGGATCATTCTGCAGTAGAAAGGACGGAATATCATCGCGAAAAAGCAGAGGCAATTCGGGTAATTCGATTGGGAACGAGAGGTTAATTTCATTGGTAGAGCTGTAAACTCCATTGTTATTGATGCTAAATAAATGGTGATAAATCGCAAAAGCAGTAGCAGATTGAATAACTAGAAAAGCAGACGGCAAGTTAATCTCACGCGCCACCTCTGCAACCCACGGCCAGATAAATGTGTAGACTAAGCAAGTAACTGGATGACCGTCGCCGGCATATTTATCGATAAGTTTTTTGACATTTTCCGATCCCACGCGCTTTAACTGTTTCATGTAATCACTGAAGTCCATTTTAGCTGTGCCGTCGTCGTTTCCATCGGAGATAGAGGCGTAGAACAAACCGTCGATGGACGGAAGGTTGTTCAATTTGCTGAAGCCATTAACGGTGGTGACGAAGGTGCAGCGAACACCGGCGCGTGAGAGGTTTTTAGCGAGTTGGAGAGTGGGATTTATGTGGCCTTGGATGGGAAGAGAGAtgataatgaaatgatgatgcTTCATTATTAGTAGTAGTGTTTGACtaatttttgagaaaacaaACACGGCACTAATGGATTTATACGagggaaaaaggacaaatatattctaaactatcgtaaatgatatGCACATATCTTTCGTCATAATTACGGGATATTGGTTTCACCGATCTGATGTCGGGTTGGTGGATAAAATTATGACCATGCATGTCCGTTAGTACAAAAGGGGTACCTATGTCCCAAAGTATGACGGAAAATATccgcataccatttacgataattCAGagatatatttgtcatttttctctttatataaAGGTAAGTTTTCATCGACTAGCCCGTTCACGTAGTCAGCCTCAagctaaattaaaaaaataattatcgaaGGTTAATTGCGAAACAATTGTTATAATCATAACAGTATAATCTTCGTATATCCTATCTTCtttacaaa
The window above is part of the Solanum pennellii chromosome 5, SPENNV200 genome. Proteins encoded here:
- the LOC107020812 gene encoding UDP-glycosyltransferase 75C1-like isoform X1, with the translated sequence MKHHHFIIISLPIQGHINPTLQLAKNLSRAGVRCTFVTTVNGFSKLNNLPSIDGLFYASISDGNDDGTAKMDFSDYMKQLKRVGSENVKKLIDKYAGDGHPVTCLVYTFIWPWVAEVAREINLPSAFLVIQSATAFAIYHHLFSINNNGVYSSTNEINLSFPIELPELPLLFRDDIPSFLLQNDPYSSFMIPVMREHIQNLEHDTNPRVLINTFNKLEEKSLKIVDKIGIYSIGPLIPSAFLDGIELEDKSFGCDLFEKSETYCQWLDSKPESSVVYVAFGSIAMVKEEQKEEVLQGLLESEMPFLWVIRSSKEDDKKKNDEIYGLNGKGMIVPWCSQMEVLFHKSIGCFMSHCGWNSTLESTIAGVPLIGVPQLADQFTNIKMVEEVWGTGVRARVVEEGGIVKREELKRCLGVLMGDGEKGNEIRRNVKKYRDLAMEAVKVGGSSHNNLNKFLESL
- the LOC107020812 gene encoding UDP-glycosyltransferase 75C1-like isoform X2, which encodes MKHHHFIIISLPIQGHINPTLQLAKNLSRAGVRCTFVTTVNGFSKLNNLPSIDGLFYASISDGNDDGTAKMDFSDYMKQLKRVGSENVKKLIDKYAGDGHPVTCLVYTFIWPWVAEVAREINLPSAFLVIQSATAFAIYHHLFSINNNGVYSSTNEINLSFPIELPELPLLFRDDIPSFLLQNDPYSSFMIPVMREHIQNLEHDTNPRVLINTFNKLEEKSLKIVDKIGIYSIGPLIPSAFLDGIELEDKSFGCDLFEKSETYCQWLDSKPESSVVYVAFGSIAMVKEEQKEEVLQGLLESEMPFLWVIRSSKEDDKKKNDEIYGLNGKGMIVPWCSQMEAGGRNALLIFLTAHYRSARSPLLLLPFKKKGSLSFGSMQIMSQWT